One Dictyoglomus thermophilum H-6-12 DNA window includes the following coding sequences:
- the aroF gene encoding 3-deoxy-7-phosphoheptulonate synthase, translating to MIIVLKSGATEEEIQKVVDKLKEYNYGAHISRGEHRVVIGAIGDKRMEEKVLIMEQISSFPFVEQVIPILTSYKLVTKEFNPQGTKIKVNQVEIGNDEIVVMAGPCAVESREQLREIAQFVKEVGAKILRGGVFKPRTSPYSFQGLGVEGLKLLYEVKNEFDIPVITEVMDPRDLELVAEYADIIQIGARNMQNFTLLKEVGKLRKPVLLKRGLSATLEEFLFAAEYILLGGNSEVILCERGIRTFSDFSRNTLDLSIVPALKEKTHLPVFVDPSHGTGNYRYVPSMAKAAIAAGADGLIIEVHPHPEKALSDGPQSLTFSDFRRLMSELKAIASAVGRRL from the coding sequence ATGATTATTGTACTTAAATCGGGTGCTACGGAAGAGGAAATTCAAAAAGTGGTAGATAAATTAAAGGAATATAATTATGGTGCTCATATATCAAGAGGGGAACATAGGGTTGTTATAGGTGCGATTGGGGATAAAAGAATGGAAGAGAAAGTTCTTATAATGGAACAGATAAGTTCTTTTCCATTTGTTGAACAGGTAATCCCTATATTAACATCCTATAAATTAGTTACTAAGGAATTTAATCCACAGGGTACAAAAATAAAAGTAAATCAAGTAGAAATTGGAAATGACGAGATAGTAGTTATGGCTGGCCCCTGTGCTGTAGAAAGTAGAGAACAGCTTCGTGAAATTGCTCAATTTGTTAAAGAAGTGGGTGCAAAAATTTTGAGAGGAGGCGTATTTAAACCTCGTACATCTCCTTATAGCTTTCAGGGATTAGGAGTTGAAGGGTTAAAACTTCTTTATGAGGTAAAGAATGAGTTTGATATACCAGTAATTACAGAGGTCATGGATCCGAGGGATTTAGAACTTGTAGCAGAGTATGCAGATATTATTCAGATAGGAGCAAGAAATATGCAGAACTTCACTTTATTAAAAGAGGTTGGGAAATTAAGAAAGCCCGTACTTTTAAAAAGAGGACTATCGGCAACTTTGGAGGAGTTCTTATTTGCAGCAGAATATATATTGCTTGGAGGAAACTCAGAAGTTATTCTCTGTGAAAGAGGAATAAGAACTTTTTCTGATTTTTCTAGAAATACTTTAGACCTTTCTATTGTTCCTGCCTTGAAGGAAAAAACTCATCTTCCAGTGTTTGTAGATCCAAGTCATGGAACTGGAAATTATAGGTATGTACCTAGCATGGCTAAAGCAGCAATAGCTGCAGGAGCAGATGGATTAATTATAGAGGTACATCCTCATCCTGAGAAAGCCCTCTCTGATGGTCCTCAATCGCTTACCTTTTCAGACTTCAGAAGATTAATGAGTGAACTAAAAGCTATAGCAAGTGCTGTGGGAAGAAGATTATGA
- a CDS encoding ABC transporter ATP-binding protein, whose protein sequence is MANTVLKLNNFTVVYKTQKGPLEAVRNVSFELKEGETLAIVGESGCGKSSLARGILRLFPRNLEKATGEIYINGTEVLSLKEEEFRKNIRWSKISMVFQGAMNSLNPILKIVHQVAEPLIVHFGMEKFSAYQRAKEILSLVGIPESFAERYPFELSGGMKQRVVIAMALVTHPSIVILDEPTSALDVITQANIMNLLKVLKKDLNLSYIFITHDIATASELADRVAVMYAGEIVEISPAEKFYNSPAHGYTMMLLNSVPTLKTTKKLKAIPGSPPSLINPPSGCRFHPRCQYVMDICKEKEPPMFKKDEDHYAKCYIGESHE, encoded by the coding sequence ATGGCAAACACAGTTCTTAAACTAAATAATTTTACAGTGGTATATAAAACTCAAAAAGGTCCTTTAGAGGCAGTAAGAAATGTGAGCTTCGAATTAAAAGAAGGAGAAACTCTTGCTATAGTAGGTGAATCAGGCTGTGGCAAAAGCTCCCTCGCAAGAGGAATACTAAGATTATTTCCAAGGAATTTAGAAAAGGCAACTGGAGAGATATATATAAATGGCACAGAAGTTCTATCTCTAAAGGAAGAGGAATTTAGAAAAAACATAAGATGGAGTAAGATCTCTATGGTTTTCCAAGGAGCAATGAACTCCCTAAATCCCATCCTAAAAATAGTACATCAAGTAGCAGAGCCATTAATTGTTCACTTTGGAATGGAAAAATTTTCTGCTTATCAAAGAGCTAAAGAAATATTAAGCTTAGTAGGTATTCCTGAATCTTTTGCAGAAAGATATCCTTTTGAACTTTCAGGTGGAATGAAACAAAGAGTAGTTATAGCTATGGCTCTTGTGACTCATCCAAGCATCGTAATACTGGATGAACCCACATCAGCTCTTGATGTAATAACACAGGCAAATATAATGAATCTTTTAAAGGTTTTGAAGAAGGATTTAAACTTAAGTTATATCTTCATCACTCATGATATCGCCACTGCAAGTGAACTTGCAGATAGAGTTGCCGTTATGTACGCTGGAGAAATCGTAGAAATAAGTCCTGCAGAGAAGTTCTATAACTCGCCAGCTCATGGTTATACCATGATGCTTTTAAATAGCGTACCCACCTTAAAGACCACTAAAAAGTTGAAGGCAATTCCAGGATCACCACCAAGCTTAATTAATCCTCCATCAGGTTGTAGATTCCATCCCAGATGTCAGTATGTTATGGATATATGCAAAGAAAAAGAACCTCCCATGTTTAAAAAAGATGAAGACCATTATGCAAAATGTTATATAGGTGAGAGCCATGAATAA
- a CDS encoding amino acid ABC transporter ATP-binding protein: MIKVVNLHKKFKHLHVLKGINLEVKKGEVLVIIGPSGGGKSTLLRCINRLEEPTEGEIYIDGIKITDPSVDINKIRQKVGMVFQLFNLFPHLTVLENITLAPIKVKKVDPQIAVEKAYELLRRVGLLDKAKSYPSQLSGGQQQRIAIARALAMEPEVMLFDEPTSSIDPEMTKEVLDVIRELAHEGMTMIIATHEMGFAKEVANRVIFLDQGRIVEEGTPKQIFENPKEERTIEFLSKILSI, translated from the coding sequence GTGATTAAAGTAGTTAATTTGCATAAGAAATTTAAGCACCTTCACGTTTTAAAGGGGATTAATTTAGAGGTAAAGAAAGGTGAGGTACTTGTAATTATAGGACCAAGTGGAGGGGGAAAAAGTACCCTTTTGCGTTGCATAAATAGATTAGAAGAACCTACCGAAGGTGAAATTTACATTGATGGTATAAAGATAACCGATCCTTCAGTAGATATAAATAAGATCAGACAAAAGGTTGGAATGGTCTTTCAGCTTTTTAATCTTTTTCCTCACCTTACTGTGCTTGAAAATATAACCCTTGCTCCCATTAAAGTTAAGAAAGTAGATCCCCAAATTGCTGTAGAAAAAGCTTATGAGTTGCTAAGAAGGGTTGGACTTTTAGATAAAGCTAAGAGCTATCCTTCTCAACTTTCGGGAGGACAACAACAGAGAATTGCTATAGCAAGAGCTCTTGCTATGGAGCCAGAGGTAATGTTATTTGATGAGCCTACGTCTTCCATAGATCCAGAGATGACAAAGGAAGTATTAGATGTTATAAGAGAGCTTGCTCATGAAGGGATGACTATGATTATTGCGACTCATGAAATGGGATTTGCTAAGGAGGTAGCAAATAGGGTAATTTTCTTAGATCAAGGGAGAATTGTGGAGGAGGGTACTCCAAAGCAGATTTTTGAAAATCCTAAAGAAGAACGAACCATCGAATTTTTGAGTAAAATACTTTCAATTTGA
- the aroE gene encoding shikimate dehydrogenase, with the protein MISPSTKLYGLIGYPLGHSISFYIHNAAFRALSIDALYINIPIEPESFSKAILGIKYLPIYGLNVTIPHKERIIDFLDEISVISKLIGAVNTVYLEENKWKGENTDFGGFLETLKELKLDKDLPCLILGAGGAARAVVYAVIEYGFKEIYLTNRTYGRAERIAEEVKKNKNIEIKIIPWQERHKVDEKLILINTTSIGLDGKSTPWNGNFKSIAFVYDIIYNPKETPLLSLAKENNVPFKNGLDMLIYQACLSWNKWFGFIGPFEIMKREAEKLL; encoded by the coding sequence TTGATTTCTCCGTCGACGAAATTATATGGACTTATAGGTTACCCATTGGGGCATTCTATATCCTTTTACATTCATAATGCCGCTTTCAGGGCATTATCTATTGATGCTTTATATATAAATATTCCTATTGAACCAGAGTCTTTTTCAAAGGCGATTCTTGGAATAAAATATCTTCCTATTTATGGTTTGAACGTAACTATACCTCATAAAGAACGCATAATAGATTTTTTAGACGAGATTTCTGTAATTTCTAAGCTTATTGGTGCTGTAAATACGGTTTATTTAGAAGAAAATAAATGGAAGGGCGAAAATACCGATTTTGGAGGATTTTTGGAAACCCTTAAGGAGTTGAAATTAGATAAAGATTTGCCTTGTTTAATTTTAGGAGCAGGTGGTGCAGCAAGGGCCGTAGTTTATGCTGTAATTGAATATGGATTTAAAGAAATTTACTTAACTAATAGAACTTATGGAAGGGCAGAGAGAATTGCTGAGGAAGTAAAGAAAAATAAAAATATTGAAATAAAAATTATTCCTTGGCAGGAAAGACATAAAGTTGACGAAAAATTAATTCTAATAAATACTACATCAATAGGGCTTGATGGCAAAAGTACTCCCTGGAATGGGAATTTCAAATCCATAGCCTTTGTTTATGATATTATTTACAACCCTAAGGAGACTCCTCTATTGAGCCTTGCTAAAGAAAACAATGTGCCCTTTAAGAATGGTCTTGATATGCTTATTTATCAAGCGTGTCTCTCTTGGAATAAATGGTTTGGATTTATTGGGCCTTTTGAGATAATGAAAAGGGAGGCTGAAAAATTGTTATGA
- a CDS encoding YerC/YecD family TrpR-related protein, giving the protein MSYNPKWADEDVYFLVKAVLTLENEEEVLRFLEDICTITEIKELAQRLKVAKMLYEGKSYEEIEKETGASSATISRVKKFLLYGAEGYKIALDRLMKNKG; this is encoded by the coding sequence TTGAGTTACAATCCTAAATGGGCTGATGAGGATGTTTACTTCCTTGTAAAAGCAGTACTTACGTTAGAGAATGAAGAGGAAGTTTTAAGGTTTCTTGAAGATATATGTACTATTACAGAAATAAAGGAATTGGCACAAAGGTTAAAAGTTGCTAAAATGCTTTATGAGGGAAAATCTTACGAAGAGATTGAGAAGGAGACAGGAGCAAGTTCTGCTACCATAAGTAGGGTTAAGAAATTTTTACTCTATGGTGCTGAGGGGTATAAAATAGCTCTTGACAGGTTAATGAAGAACAAGGGGTAA
- the aroA gene encoding 3-phosphoshikimate 1-carboxyvinyltransferase, with protein MGKLLVKKSKVLKGEVEVPGDKSISHRALIFSSMGEGESIIRNFLFSQDCISTMNCLKSLGVSIEVYDSIVRVKGNGIKGFKEPENVLDAGNSGTTIRLLTGLLSGLPGVFSVITGDSSLRRRPMKRVVDPLRKMGANIWGRNNDNNPPLAIKGEKLVGESHILNVASAQVKSALLIAGLLAEGETCVTEPSLSRDHTERMFQYLGLPLKREGLTLKTHGIESYKNKDFNIPGDFSSAAFIIAAGLLVEGSKVIIKNVGINPTRTGMLDILKEAGAKFNIIDTWEDGGELIGNLMIEYSDLKAFEIKGDIVPTLIDEVPILAIIATQAKGESIFKDVEELKVKESDRIKAVVDGINKMGGKAKVIDNGFVVYGPTKLKGGEIETYGDHRIAMAFAIAGLIADDETIVESDSINISFPTFTETIKSLGGNVIELQS; from the coding sequence ATGGGAAAATTATTAGTTAAAAAAAGTAAAGTCTTGAAAGGAGAAGTAGAGGTTCCTGGAGATAAATCTATCTCTCATAGAGCCTTAATTTTCTCTTCTATGGGTGAGGGAGAGAGTATAATAAGGAATTTTCTTTTCTCTCAGGATTGTATCTCTACTATGAATTGTTTAAAATCTTTGGGAGTCTCTATTGAAGTGTACGATAGTATAGTAAGGGTAAAAGGAAATGGTATAAAAGGATTCAAGGAACCTGAGAATGTTCTTGATGCAGGAAATTCAGGTACCACTATAAGGCTGCTTACAGGACTTCTAAGCGGACTTCCTGGAGTCTTTTCAGTAATTACAGGTGATTCATCTTTGAGAAGAAGACCAATGAAGAGAGTTGTAGATCCACTTAGGAAAATGGGTGCAAATATATGGGGAAGGAATAACGATAATAATCCTCCTCTTGCCATAAAAGGAGAAAAATTGGTTGGGGAGAGTCACATATTGAATGTAGCAAGTGCTCAAGTAAAGTCAGCATTATTAATTGCAGGTCTTCTTGCTGAGGGAGAAACCTGTGTTACTGAACCTTCTTTATCAAGAGATCATACTGAAAGAATGTTTCAATATCTTGGATTGCCTCTTAAAAGGGAGGGTTTAACTCTAAAAACTCATGGTATAGAAAGTTATAAGAATAAAGATTTTAATATACCTGGTGATTTTTCTTCGGCAGCCTTCATTATTGCTGCGGGATTGTTGGTAGAGGGATCTAAAGTCATTATTAAAAATGTTGGAATTAATCCTACGAGAACAGGTATGTTAGACATCCTTAAAGAGGCTGGAGCTAAGTTTAATATCATCGATACATGGGAAGATGGGGGAGAGCTTATCGGAAATTTGATGATAGAATATTCAGATTTGAAGGCCTTTGAGATAAAAGGTGATATTGTACCAACTCTTATCGATGAAGTTCCTATACTTGCTATTATAGCAACTCAAGCAAAGGGCGAGAGTATATTTAAAGATGTGGAGGAGTTAAAAGTAAAAGAGTCTGATAGAATTAAAGCTGTGGTAGATGGAATAAATAAAATGGGAGGGAAAGCAAAGGTAATTGATAATGGATTTGTAGTTTATGGTCCCACAAAGTTGAAGGGCGGGGAGATAGAGACTTATGGTGATCATAGAATTGCTATGGCTTTTGCTATTGCAGGGCTTATTGCTGATGATGAGACTATTGTGGAGAGTGACAGTATAAATATCTCCTTTCCTACTTTTACCGAAACTATTAAGAGTTTAGGGGGGAATGTTATTGAGTTACAATCCTAA
- the aroB gene encoding 3-dehydroquinate synthase encodes MEELRVELKDKKYPIYIGYDILKKFLKNYRDNYSFSFIITHSFLYDLYKEDLEISQEGIIYVPVGEKSKSFKEVIRISRELAQRGADRKSAIFAFGGGVIGDLTGFVASIYMRGIRYIQIPTTLLAQVDSSIGGKTGINIKEGKNLIGTFYHPDAVIIDIKTLNTLPEREYRSGIAEVIKYGMIMNQSLFNFLEKNTTSILNKDIDILSHIIRESLICKKYVVEKDEKESSLRMILNFGHTFGHAIEAKGGYKRFLHGEAVAIGMFLATYLAYKIGFCDYSVLKRLQDTLLSFGFDLNNPYRIEDLVGYIKRDKKAYGGKIRLILPKEIGKVEIVENLEEKDIIKALKAGDGYGK; translated from the coding sequence ATGGAAGAGCTAAGGGTTGAACTTAAAGATAAAAAATATCCTATATATATTGGTTATGATATTTTAAAAAAATTTCTAAAAAATTATCGAGATAATTATTCTTTCTCTTTTATTATTACCCATTCTTTCTTGTACGACCTTTACAAAGAGGATTTAGAAATTTCTCAGGAAGGAATAATATATGTGCCTGTTGGAGAGAAGAGTAAGAGCTTTAAAGAGGTAATTAGAATTTCAAGAGAGCTTGCCCAAAGGGGTGCAGATAGAAAAAGCGCTATTTTTGCTTTTGGGGGTGGAGTCATAGGAGATCTTACTGGTTTTGTAGCTTCCATTTATATGAGAGGCATAAGATATATTCAAATTCCTACAACTCTTCTTGCTCAGGTTGATAGTTCCATAGGAGGCAAGACAGGTATTAATATAAAAGAGGGAAAAAATTTAATAGGAACTTTCTACCATCCCGATGCAGTAATAATAGATATAAAGACTCTAAATACCCTTCCAGAAAGAGAGTACAGAAGTGGTATTGCAGAGGTAATAAAATATGGAATGATTATGAATCAAAGCCTTTTTAATTTTTTAGAGAAAAATACGACTTCTATACTGAATAAGGATATAGACATACTTTCCCATATTATAAGAGAAAGTCTTATTTGTAAGAAGTATGTGGTGGAAAAAGATGAAAAAGAATCTTCTTTGAGAATGATTTTAAATTTTGGACATACTTTTGGACATGCTATAGAGGCTAAGGGAGGATATAAAAGATTTCTGCATGGAGAAGCCGTGGCTATTGGCATGTTTTTAGCTACTTACTTAGCTTATAAAATTGGATTTTGTGATTACAGTGTCTTGAAGAGGTTACAAGATACCTTGCTAAGTTTTGGATTCGATCTTAATAATCCTTACAGAATAGAAGATTTAGTAGGCTATATCAAGAGAGATAAAAAGGCTTATGGAGGTAAGATTAGACTTATTTTGCCAAAAGAAATAGGTAAGGTAGAGATTGTAGAAAATTTGGAAGAAAAGGACATAATAAAAGCGTTGAAGGCAGGTGATGGGTATGGAAAGTGA
- a CDS encoding ABC transporter ATP-binding protein, with translation MNNNNVLLKVENLKVWFEIRKNILAKPLYVKAVDGVSFELKKGESISLVGESGSGKTTLGRTILRLYEPTDGKIFFEEKDITNIDYKELSWYRKETGFVQQDPFGALAPHFTIYRILEEPLLINKIGTPQERKDMIFKALEEVKLTPVTDFIGKYPHMISGGQMQRVVIARALIMRPKLVIADEPVSMLDASVRIEILELLRDLQEKHHMSMIYITHDLATVRAFSNWIFIMYAGNLVERAKTDELLNNPLHPYTKALLSAIPDPDPQNRFKLREVPPGEPPNLINPPTGCRFHPRCPHVMNICKEKEPEEIEVSKDHWTKCWLYNKG, from the coding sequence ATGAATAACAATAATGTCTTACTAAAAGTAGAGAATCTAAAAGTTTGGTTTGAAATAAGAAAGAATATCTTAGCAAAACCACTCTATGTAAAAGCCGTAGACGGAGTAAGCTTCGAACTAAAGAAGGGAGAGTCTATCTCCTTAGTCGGTGAAAGTGGTTCTGGAAAAACAACTTTAGGAAGAACTATACTAAGATTATATGAACCTACAGACGGAAAGATCTTTTTTGAAGAAAAAGATATAACCAATATAGACTATAAAGAACTAAGTTGGTATAGAAAAGAAACAGGATTTGTTCAACAAGATCCCTTCGGAGCCTTAGCACCTCATTTCACAATATATAGAATTTTAGAAGAGCCACTCCTAATAAATAAAATTGGTACTCCTCAAGAAAGAAAAGACATGATTTTTAAAGCCTTAGAAGAAGTTAAACTCACACCAGTAACTGACTTTATTGGAAAATACCCCCACATGATATCGGGAGGACAAATGCAAAGAGTAGTAATAGCAAGAGCACTAATCATGAGACCAAAGTTGGTAATAGCGGATGAACCAGTATCTATGCTTGACGCCTCAGTAAGAATAGAGATTCTTGAACTACTAAGAGATCTTCAAGAAAAACATCACATGAGCATGATATACATAACCCATGATCTTGCTACAGTAAGGGCTTTTTCAAACTGGATTTTTATAATGTACGCAGGAAATCTTGTAGAAAGAGCTAAAACTGATGAATTATTGAACAATCCTCTACATCCATATACAAAGGCATTACTTTCTGCAATACCAGATCCAGATCCTCAAAATCGCTTTAAATTAAGAGAAGTACCCCCAGGAGAACCTCCAAACCTTATAAATCCACCAACAGGTTGTAGATTTCACCCCAGATGTCCACATGTTATGAATATATGCAAAGAGAAAGAACCAGAGGAGATTGAAGTATCAAAAGATCATTGGACCAAATGTTGGCTATATAACAAGGGGTAA
- a CDS encoding ABC transporter permease: protein MDNMEFTSSYSIKGIFREILRYKTGVFSLLIFAILILMSIYAYLRMPYEKAKELWNDSQAWLKYPRNAIPTWLAFFSGKNLPKNIYLKEPKEEIISDNPKVIRYTYNIDYTYDDFPSEFNIFLNSSFKENPPNLKIYWINPYGDRILLAEKTQRADKDIFYIGNEFSIEQKFTDYYKEKLGFYPTFPITIMKGLFGDIETQQVKKGTYRLEIEVQFGDKSDTIQIEPIIYGKVYGVAGTDHLRRPLELGILYGTPIDLAFGLGASLSITIIQLILATISGWYGGWVDNIIQRLTEIYMLLPFLPLMIMISLFYKLTIWQLLIVLIILSIFGSGIKTQRAMVLQVKTLPYIEAAKTYGASNMRIVFLYIIPKILPPVIPGLIISIPAYIFLEAILSLFGVLDPTEPTLGRIIEEAFQNGALYKGFYYWVIEPSLIIVLLAVSFALLGFVIDRIVNPRLKEV from the coding sequence ATGGACAACATGGAATTTACTTCATCTTATAGCATAAAAGGAATATTTAGAGAAATATTACGATACAAGACAGGAGTATTTTCTCTCCTAATATTTGCCATACTTATTCTAATGTCTATCTACGCATATCTCAGAATGCCCTATGAAAAAGCCAAAGAACTCTGGAACGACAGCCAAGCTTGGTTAAAATACCCAAGAAATGCCATACCCACATGGCTAGCATTCTTTTCGGGTAAAAACCTACCTAAGAATATATACCTGAAGGAACCAAAAGAAGAGATTATCTCAGACAACCCCAAAGTTATAAGATATACATATAACATAGACTATACCTATGACGATTTCCCTAGTGAGTTTAATATATTTCTAAACAGCAGTTTTAAGGAGAATCCACCTAATTTAAAAATCTACTGGATAAACCCCTATGGAGATAGAATCTTACTTGCTGAAAAAACTCAAAGAGCAGATAAAGATATATTTTACATTGGAAATGAATTCTCTATAGAACAAAAGTTTACTGATTACTACAAAGAGAAATTAGGATTTTATCCCACTTTTCCTATTACAATTATGAAAGGACTCTTTGGAGATATAGAAACTCAACAAGTTAAAAAAGGAACTTACAGACTTGAAATAGAAGTTCAATTTGGAGACAAAAGCGACACCATCCAAATAGAACCTATAATATACGGAAAAGTTTATGGGGTAGCAGGAACGGACCATCTGAGAAGGCCCTTAGAACTTGGTATTTTGTATGGAACACCCATTGATCTTGCCTTTGGACTTGGAGCATCTTTGAGTATAACCATAATACAATTGATATTAGCTACCATTAGTGGTTGGTATGGTGGATGGGTAGATAATATTATTCAAAGACTCACAGAAATATACATGTTACTGCCTTTTCTTCCCCTCATGATCATGATCTCCTTATTCTATAAATTGACCATTTGGCAACTTTTGATTGTATTGATAATCCTTAGTATTTTTGGCTCTGGAATAAAGACTCAAAGAGCCATGGTTTTACAAGTAAAAACATTACCCTATATAGAAGCTGCAAAAACTTATGGTGCAAGCAATATGAGAATAGTATTTCTTTACATTATTCCTAAGATTTTACCTCCTGTAATACCTGGATTAATCATCAGCATACCCGCTTATATATTTTTAGAAGCAATTCTCTCCCTTTTTGGAGTACTAGATCCCACGGAACCAACCCTTGGAAGAATAATCGAGGAAGCCTTCCAAAATGGAGCTTTATATAAAGGATTCTATTACTGGGTAATTGAGCCGTCTTTAATAATTGTACTCTTAGCTGTCTCCTTTGCACTCTTAGGTTTTGTTATAGATAGAATAGTTAATCCAAGACTTAAAGAAGTATAG
- a CDS encoding prephenate dehydrogenase: MIIGIIGLGLIGTSLALSFKKEFKNVYLWGVDKDNKVLDYLSERKILDVLGKDITRLRDLIGESDYIFISVYPSGVVDVVENLKNYVSEKVIITDTASTKFKIMNYMNRDEFLRKLFIGGHPLAGREVSGPLGAVDNLFTGKVYFLCPAFEVSEEKVEGLRRIIEKINASPIIIDPEKHDEILAFTSHLPQIIAYLLSYVSVKEDNLSFFGSGFKDTTRISKSDYNLWLDILKENDIKIKEALVEFEKTLKDLIENLERKDFEKIRHIFKDSREKRLRLRD, encoded by the coding sequence ATGATAATAGGTATTATTGGGCTTGGTTTGATTGGAACATCTTTAGCTCTTTCTTTTAAGAAGGAGTTTAAAAATGTTTATTTGTGGGGTGTAGATAAAGATAATAAGGTTTTAGACTATCTTTCAGAAAGAAAGATTTTGGATGTTTTAGGAAAAGATATAACTCGGCTTAGAGATCTAATCGGAGAGTCTGATTATATATTTATTTCTGTATATCCCTCTGGAGTAGTGGACGTGGTTGAAAATCTTAAAAATTATGTAAGTGAGAAAGTTATTATTACGGATACAGCAAGTACCAAATTTAAGATTATGAATTATATGAATAGAGACGAGTTTTTAAGAAAATTGTTTATAGGAGGACATCCTCTTGCAGGAAGAGAAGTTTCTGGGCCTTTAGGAGCTGTAGATAATTTGTTTACTGGAAAGGTTTATTTTTTGTGTCCTGCTTTTGAGGTTTCTGAAGAAAAAGTTGAAGGCTTGAGAAGAATAATAGAGAAAATAAATGCATCTCCTATTATAATTGATCCTGAAAAACATGATGAAATTCTCGCTTTTACTAGTCATCTTCCTCAAATTATCGCCTATCTGTTGTCTTATGTTTCTGTAAAAGAAGATAATTTAAGCTTCTTTGGAAGTGGTTTTAAGGATACTACGAGAATATCAAAAAGTGATTATAATTTGTGGTTAGATATCTTAAAAGAGAATGATATTAAAATAAAAGAGGCTTTGGTGGAGTTTGAGAAAACTTTAAAAGATTTGATTGAGAATTTAGAAAGAAAGGATTTTGAAAAGATAAGACATATATTTAAAGATTCAAGAGAAAAAAGATTAAGATTGAGGGATTGA
- the aroC gene encoding chorismate synthase has product MRFLTSGESHGKALMTIIEGVPAGLRINLEYINQELRRRQVGYGRGKRMEIEKDEAEIISGIRGGYTLGTPIGILIKNRDWENWKSVMDPEKIFEERIVTKPRSGHADFAGAIKYHFEDIRNVLERASARETAARVAVGAIAKTFLSEFGIEIISFVEAIDGIEDSFDINNFSWDILKKKAESSDLRMIDEEKEKQAKELIDKAKEEGDTLGGRFILLAKGVPIGLGSYVHWDRRLDALISYAIMSIPSVKGVEIGEALYASMNIGSKVHDEFYGEKDRFRKTNYAGGIEGGVSNGEIIMVRAIVKPVPTLRRPLKTFDIKEKKITEGYYERSDFCVVPAAGVVGEAMLAFILAREFLNKFSGDHMEEIRENFEKYKNYVYERLGWKS; this is encoded by the coding sequence ATGAGATTTCTAACTTCTGGAGAGTCCCACGGAAAAGCTCTGATGACAATTATAGAGGGTGTACCTGCAGGTCTTCGTATAAATTTGGAATACATAAACCAAGAGTTGAGAAGAAGGCAAGTGGGATATGGAAGAGGTAAAAGGATGGAGATAGAGAAAGATGAGGCTGAAATAATATCCGGAATAAGAGGAGGTTATACCCTTGGGACTCCTATAGGAATCTTAATAAAAAATAGAGATTGGGAAAATTGGAAATCTGTTATGGATCCTGAAAAAATTTTTGAGGAGAGAATTGTTACAAAACCAAGATCTGGGCATGCTGATTTTGCAGGAGCAATAAAGTATCATTTCGAGGATATAAGAAATGTACTTGAAAGAGCTAGTGCCAGAGAGACAGCTGCAAGGGTTGCTGTAGGTGCTATTGCGAAAACTTTTCTTTCTGAGTTTGGAATTGAGATCATAAGTTTTGTAGAAGCTATAGATGGAATTGAAGATAGTTTTGATATTAACAATTTTAGCTGGGATATTTTAAAGAAAAAGGCAGAGTCCTCGGACTTAAGAATGATCGATGAGGAAAAAGAAAAGCAAGCAAAGGAATTGATAGATAAAGCAAAAGAAGAGGGAGATACTCTTGGAGGAAGATTTATTCTTCTTGCAAAAGGAGTACCTATTGGTCTTGGAAGTTACGTTCATTGGGATAGGAGACTGGACGCTCTTATTTCTTATGCTATTATGAGTATACCTTCGGTGAAGGGTGTGGAAATTGGTGAGGCTCTTTATGCGAGCATGAATATTGGTTCAAAGGTACATGATGAATTCTATGGAGAAAAGGATAGGTTCAGAAAGACTAATTATGCTGGAGGGATCGAGGGGGGAGTTTCAAATGGGGAGATTATTATGGTTAGAGCTATAGTTAAACCTGTACCTACTCTACGAAGACCTCTTAAAACCTTTGATATAAAAGAAAAGAAAATTACAGAAGGTTATTATGAAAGAAGTGATTTTTGTGTGGTGCCTGCAGCTGGTGTGGTAGGGGAGGCAATGCTTGCTTTTATCTTAGCAAGAGAGTTTTTAAACAAGTTTTCGGGAGATCATATGGAAGAGATAAGAGAAAATTTTGAAAAATATAAAAATTATGTTTATGAGAGGTTAGGATGGAAGAGCTAA